From one Lycium ferocissimum isolate CSIRO_LF1 chromosome 5, AGI_CSIRO_Lferr_CH_V1, whole genome shotgun sequence genomic stretch:
- the LOC132058334 gene encoding PTI1-like tyrosine-protein kinase At3g15890, whose protein sequence is MLKTCFNCFGGEQRPEISAQKNRDYPWDIYTLKELVNATNNFHNDNKIGEGGFGSVYWGRTSKGIEIAVKRLKAMSAKAEMEFAIEVEILGRVRHKNLLGLRGFYAGEDERLIVYDYMPNHSLITHLHGTLSADCLLDWPRRMRIAIGSAEGLCYLHHEANPHIIHRDIKASNVLLDSNFQAKVADFGFAKLIPDGVTHLTTRVKGTLGYLAPEYAMWGKVSESCDVYSFGILLLEIISARKPLEKLPNGVKRDIVQWALPYLQKGDFNHIADPRLKGKFNRDQLKNTILIAMKCTDGNPENRPSMLEVVDWLKGNVVEKRKKEIKINENEDYVDEEITGYEGYAKEKNKSRLPISESKIRK, encoded by the exons ATGTTGAAGACATGTTTTAATTGCTTTGGTGGTGAACAAAGACCAGAGATCAG TGCTCAGAAGAACAGGGATTATCCATGGGATATTTACACATTAAAAGAGCTTGTTAATGCAACAAACAATTTCCATAATGATAACAAGATCGGTGAAGGCGGGTTTGGAAGTGTTTATTGGGGTCGAACAAGTAAAGGTATCGAG ATAGCTGTGAAAAGGCTAAAGGCGATGAGTGCAAAAGCAGAAATGGAGTTTGCAATAGAAGTGGAGATACTTGGAAGAGTGAGACATAAGAATTTATTAGGTCTTAGAGGATTTTATGCAGGCGAGGATGAAAGGCTTATAGTTTATGATTATATGCCAAATCATAGCTTAATCACTCATCTGCATGGCACACTTTCTGCTGACTGTCTTCTTGATTGGCCACGAAGAATGAGGATTGCTATTGGATCTGCCGAGGGATTATG ttACTTGCACCATGAAGCAAATCCTCATATCATACACCGAGATATAAAGGCAAGCAATGTCCTTCTAGATTCAAATTTTCAAGCAAAAGTGGCAGATTTTGGATTTGCTAAGTTGATACCTGATGGGGTTACTCACCTAACAACAAGAGTTAAAGGAACCCTAGGGTACTTAGCACCCGAATACGCCATGTGGGGAAAAGTCTCTGAGAGTTGTGATGTTTATAGTTTTGGAATATTACTTCTCGAGATAATTAGTGCTCGAAAACCTTTGGAAAAACTCCCTAATGGTGTTAAACGTGACATTGTGCAATGGGCTCTTCCATATCTACAAAAAGGTGACTTTAATCACATTGCTGACCCTAGGCTCAAAGGGAAGTTCAATCGTGATCAATTGAAGAACACAATCTTGATTGCCATGAAATGCACTGACGGAAATCCTGAAAATAGGCCAAGTATGTTGGAAGTGGTCGATTGGCTTAAGGGTAATGTGGtggaaaagaggaagaaagagaTCAAAATAAACGAGAACGAGGACTATGTTGATGAAGAGATCACTGGCTATGAAGGATATGCTAAGGAAAAAAACAAGTCAAGATTACCAATTTCGGAGTCAAAGATTAGGAAATAA